DNA from Ignavibacteria bacterium:
CGCCTGTTGCTACGAAGAATAAAAAATTATGTTTAGCGGGGTTTAAGGCGGCTTTTATTGCATCAAAACCGGGATTATTTATCGGTCCCGGAGGCAAGCCGGTGTTTTTATATGTATTGTACGGAGAATCTATTTTCAGGTCGCTGAAAAGAAGCCGTTCTTTGGGACCATCAGGCAGAGCATATTGCACTGTCGGGTCCGCTTCGAGCTTCATATTTTTTTGCAGGCGGTTATGATAAACACCCGAAATTATTTCAAGCTCATTTTTTAAATACGTTTCGGCTTCGATAATGGATGCAAGAGTAACAACATTAAGAATATTTGTCTTATCTGCGCCCATTTTCTGCATCATACCGGAGTTTTGCAGAACCTGTTTTTTAAATTCATCGAATAAAGTTTTCACCAGGTCTTTTGCATCGGTATTTATGTCAACTATATATGTATCAGGGAACAAAAAACCTTCGAGGTTTTTTATTTTGCCCTCGAGATTAAGCTCTTTTATATACTTAGGATTTTTTGTTTCAGCAATAAAATCTTTTTGCGGAATTGAAAACCTGTCTTCCGCAACTTTAGCAATTTGTCTGATGGTAAATCCTTCGGGAATGCGCAGGCGGGTAGTTTGAAAATATGAAGGGTTTGTCAGTATGTCGAGGATTTCGTTATTAGTCAATCCGCCAGAAAAAAAATAGTTGCGGGCGATAATTTGAGATTCTCTGCCGGTGATTTTGGCTGCAATTTTTAAAGAAAAGTCATCACGAATGATTCCTCTTTCTTTCAGATTACCGGCTATTTCCGAAAAGGATTGTCCTTTGGTAATTTTGAAAAACTTGTCTTCGGAATAAGTTTTTGTATTGGGAAAATAAAATAAAAAGAAAGAGGATAAAGTTAAAAGAACAA
Protein-coding regions in this window:
- the mltG gene encoding endolytic transglycosylase MltG, producing MKKQIWIFLFIAIGLVIVLLTLSSFFLFYFPNTKTYSEDKFFKITKGQSFSEIAGNLKERGIIRDDFSLKIAAKITGRESQIIARNYFFSGGLTNNEILDILTNPSYFQTTRLRIPEGFTIRQIAKVAEDRFSIPQKDFIAETKNPKYIKELNLEGKIKNLEGFLFPDTYIVDINTDAKDLVKTLFDEFKKQVLQNSGMMQKMGADKTNILNVVTLASIIEAETYLKNELEIISGVYHNRLQKNMKLEADPTVQYALPDGPKERLLFSDLKIDSPYNTYKNTGLPPGPINNPGFDAIKAALNPAKHNFLFFVATGEGGHKFSETYDQHLKAAQEYRKKIDAK